In the Castor canadensis chromosome 1, mCasCan1.hap1v2, whole genome shotgun sequence genome, ttatttatttatttattatttttgttgttgtgaaaACTACAAGATTCTTCAAAGGAGACAAAGGGTTTGCAAAAAGCTGTTGTCTCAGCAACTGCCTAGATTAATGTCTGTCAACATTCAGATCCTCTCCACTCACACATCAGAAACTCAAGTTTATGACTTTAAAAATGATGTGGAATTTCATGAAAGCCATACAGGATATAGTGGCAAGAGAAATTAACAAGGAgtcataaaataaacatttaagatCAGGCTTTATCTGGAAGTTTGACTTGAGAATTACACTTAAAACTCTTTGAAGCCTGGCATGGTGTCACACCAGCACTCAAGTTGTAGGGTAAAGAGAATCATGCATTTGAGGCctacctgggctacacagtgaaatactgtctcagaaaaacaaacaaatggaaaaactcTTTAAGCTTCAATACTCCTGCCCATAGAGTGCTATAATGCAACATTAATTTGGCACTGTGAACACAAAAAGTCTGTTGTAAATCTTTGCATCTTATAAATAAAGCATTTGCAATTAAATGTTGCCAATCATAGTAACCCTACTGTGCTATAGGACATTCAAAGTTATTCCTCCTATCCAAGCATACCCTTATACTTTGTAATTATCCTCTCCCCATCTCCCCCTACCCTCCAACCTATCCCAGCCTCTGCTAACCAGTAGTCTACTGTCTACTTCTATTAGGTCAACTTTTATATCTTGCACACATAagtgtgcctgacttatttcacttaatataatgtcctccagCTCTTCCATGTTGCTTTAAATAATagaattctattattttatggaagaataatattctattgtgtgtatacttcattttctttatccattcacgtATCAATGAACATCTCTGTTGATTCCATACCTTGAATTTTGATGTACTATCTTCTTTTCCCTTGGCCATATACCTAATAGTGGaaattctggatcatatggtaattctatttctagtttgacgaggaacttccatactgttttccataatgctaTGCTAATTTACATCCTCACAAACACTGCATGATATTTTCCCATTCTCTATATCCTCtcgtatatttattttttgttcttttgttaatAGTCATTCTAATTGAGCTGAGATGATAGTTCATTGTGGGTTTTActtgcaaaaaatattttaattaagtttATCTTTATTACCAAACCAAATGAAAATAGATGGAAAGATTTTGGGGTGTCTGACTTGAAAAGTTAactatataatatgtattataaaattgACTTTGAGGGAAATAGGAGAATAATTTCCAAGAGATAGGTAATAGTCCACAAAAAACAAGTCTGGGTTATAATCAAAGGTacagagatagctatgtttaatAAGATGCTATgaacaaacaaaattattttttaaaaaatgagctgaAAACCAATGATTATTTGTATAAGTGTTTCAAACAGTGACACTGATTTGAGATCAAACTGGTGCTGACATGGTAATTCTATATAACTGGCTTCAAGGTGAGTAGCAGCAGGCATAAGTCATTTAttgtttgcaaatgttttcattagaaaaacaCTTAGATCAATTTTATAGTGTTAGTAATTATAACATTACAAGAACTACCAAATGCTTTCCTAACATTCCTATTCCTCACAACAAATATACAAAGTAGCAATACAGGATTCAGATAAAGTAACCAGTTCTTCAAGTGGCAGATGTAGGACTTGAATACCTTCCTGTCTCACTTCCAGCCTTGGCCCTTGGACATAGGGTGGGGAATAGTTAGAAAAATTCTTTACCATAAGACCAACATATCTTTTGCCAGCCAAGCACTGCATAGTAAATTATGAAGAAGTAAGTTATGAgcaatttttgacatttttttattaaaaatgttacaaaatggAGTATCTTGAAAAATTTCACTCAGATCTATTAATCAGAGATACTGGAAAATGAGGAAGTTTCTCTAAATGTATTGTAAGTACTGTGAACTATCAGTGTTGGTGGGCACATGATGGGTTTTAATGCATTATGCACACTTTTTATCCATACTTTTCTGGAAAACAAGAATTTGGTACCCACTAACATTTGGCTTTTAACCTTCTTGCCCTAAGCTTTTGTCTTCATATTATTATATTGATTTCATATATTTCATATCTTATATTGCTTTCCATTaatcacatatttttatttcctaagttTCAAACCCTACCCATTCAACTGGTACAAAGTTGTCTGAAACTCCCTAAGTCTCTAGGGCAATAATgcctccactttggaaaacacagGACATAAAGACCTAAGAGGAAAGCTTTCTCTTccaagaataagaaaattttgGACTCCTGACTTCCCAGCCTCTTCAGGGCCAACAAGGCTGTCTTTCCCTGGGGAAGCAGAGAAAATTAAGCTCTAACATAAATTATCCTCTCTGAAAGGCAGAGTGTAGAATAGTCAGACAGATTCAGAAATATCCCTGCCTAGCAGAGGTCACTGTCTGCACCAGTAAGTTTGGCCCCATGGGCAAATGAGGAATACCAAACCATCCCTATCATAGTAGACATCTGCCTAGAGCAGAGTTTGCAACTGGAAAAGCTGTGCAGTTGATGTATGAGGATTGTGGCTtgacaggaagtagagaagagcCCTTGAAAGAAATGGCATAACTGTGTGCCCAAACTATTGTGCTCTATGGGGAGGAGTTTGAATCAGAGGAGGTTCAAAGATCTGAGGTAGTGTATCAGGTAAGAGATGTCTTGAGAAGCATTCATTGAGCCTTTTGGGGAGAATGAGGGAAAATGTAGATTTGGAAGGGAAGATTTGTGAGATTCCTAATCATTCTGCCTTaatcataattttttctttagaaattttcaCTAGTGATCCAAGCATGATAGCACACACACAGCTTCTCAGAAtatggaggtaggaagattgtggtctgaggctggctttaAGCAAAAgctcaagacactatctgaaaaataaaaactaaagaaaaaaggggtgggggacatgaatcaagtgatagaacacctgcctaccaagcacaaggctctgaattcaacacTTagtaacataaaaagaaaaaaatctccctcAGTCTACCTCttactttctttctcattctctaaaAGTATTCACTCCTCTTTCCTGTCTCTGTCCTGTCTGTTCTCAGTTCAGTCTcttgttttcatttagttttatctttttccatcttctcaCCACCAAATATTGCTTTTGACACATATGCTTCTCTTCTCCACAGTTTTCCCAtgctttctctctgttttccacTTAGTCAGTCCAGATTCACCCCACTGTATACAACTTACTCCTTACAAATAAGATCATGATTATTTATTACTCTGTATTCCCTATCTCTTGTCTCCAGGTCTTATTGAAAACAGGTTTGAtatcaaacaaaataatttctccAAGATTAGCAGAATTCCTATAACCTTCTAATATCATAATTTGATACCCATCAGGATTGTGGGAGAAAAAGTCTCTGCACAGATTTATCTTTTCCAGATGCCAAGAGATCTTCAAAACACTGGGAGGGGTTTCTTCTACACGCCCATTATTAAGTTGGGCAAAGAAACCTAGCAACTAGCAActgataaaaagaaggaaaagtgatAGGATTACAGGGCATAAGAAGAAAATCATGAATATTATACTTCTGATATAGTGTACAtgatatttttactttgtttcaaATTCATTGGTAGAAGGTAGAAATGCAGTtgagtttgtatgtgtgtgaCCTTTCACTATTTATGTATTTGTCCTATTAGGTTGTTCTGttgttcatgttttttgtttttgttttattgcacAGTCCTTATATTTTTCTGGGAATACATGTACATAGCCACGAATAAAGAGAACTTTatttcttaacaaaaaaaaagaaaaaaatcatagtggTACTACCTTGAAAGTAAAGTTCCTCttcaaaaaagaaaccaagaatcCTGTGCCTAATGTGCAACTCTTTAGCTGGAATTCTAGTTACAAATGGCCTGGTGTGCACTGATTTCTCTTATTGTATTGGTCATACTGATCTTTAAGATATTCTTTTGGTCTTTTGTATCTGCAGGTACCCCATAATATGAGATCTACATGTATATTTAGAATAAATCAGGTATATCTAGTTGTACTTCTCATTTACTTTCCCTACTTgatatttattgaaatttttgcCCCTGGTGGTTGATGTATCTCATCTATTCTGAAAAGATCAAAATATTTggcttcattttctctcctcttcaaCCAGGGATTGTGATTAGGAGTATGTTAGATACTCTTACCCTACCCTCTATTTCTCTTACACTAGCTTCAgtattttccagttttcattttctctccatcTTCAGCCTTAGTAGATTTCTCTGAGCTCCTATCCAAAAGTTTGCTGTCTTTAGTTGCCTCTAATCTACTTATTCATATTATCACAatgcatttttcaaatatattcagtTCTTTTTCACATGTGCTTTGTCCTTTTTAAGAATTCCAGTGCTGTCAGCAAAACATTGAAATTCATACTTTATCTTCTAAttccaagtaaaaaaaaaaggtagagtaACTAAGCCAGATAAGAATACCATGTCTCTCTGAACTGCACTTCTGAATTTTCTGCTTATCTATTAGAACTTAATTCTAAAACTTTCTCTAGTTCTATCTTCTCATTCACAAATTATCACTTTAATTTGGCTAATTACTACCAAACATAtctctaaaatttttcttttagttatgttATATTTCTAGGAGATATGACACGCTTCTTTTAAGCATATTTATTCCTTGCttatattttcaagtttattcaGAGAGAAAATTTATTCATTAGTCTTTATCAAATTATTCCAGTATCTCTAGCTTTTATGGATTAGATTCTGCTATCTATAATTTTATAGGCCTTTactcatcatttttttctttttaattgttatttttactGCAAAGAAACTGATTTCATCTGATGGTTACATTTTGAAATTCTTTGAGGTTTAAGGTGAAAGTTtgttcctcaaaaattatttggaattgtTTCTGTTATTTTCTGGTGCTACTGCGAATCCAGGataatattcaattttttttttagccaaaGAGTTGACATAAACTCAGGCTAAACAGTCACATGGAGACTAGTCTATGGTTCCATGTTTACAAGGACACATTCTCTCCAAGAAGACTGGAGGCAGtcagttttctttgattttcaagatgagagtgggggtggggggaagaatcTGTTTATTTCTAGTGCACATCTTCCCTGCAGATGAAATGCTGTAAAGAACTGTGTGGTACATCACGTAATTAATTCCCTACCTTCTCGAGCCTGGTTTTTATTCTCTTACTTATAAATTGACATATGAGttgaattttttaattgacatgtcAATTATTCCAGAGTTCTGGAAGCCCAGAAGACAGGAAATTGTTTCATGTCTACTGACATATGAAAATTTAATTGACACGAAATTATGTACAGCATAatggggttttttttcatttattcatatgtgcatacattgtttagacACTTCTTCCACCTACCCCCCAGCCCCTCATTCTCCACCCTACCCCTCTCAcatccaggcagaatctgttttgcccttatctctaattttgttgaagagagagaataagtaataataagaaagacaaagcatttttgctagttgacataaggatagctatacagagattcctagcattgcttccatgtacaaatgtgttacattctaaactgattcatctctaactgtccttttttctagttcctgatccccttctcatattgacttctgttgctataaactttctgtattagttcctctgcagtggggacatcaaatactatcatgttttgtgtttcttacctatccccaaacctcccgtgtgtgctctccccttatcatgtgccccaagtccaaccacattgctgtatttgccctagatctaaagtccacatatgagggagaacatacgatttttggtcttctgagcctggctaacctctctcagaatgatgttctccagttccatccatttacttgggaattataagatttcattcttcttcacagcagagtagaattccattgtgtataaataccacattttcttaatccattcgttagaagtggggcatcttggctgtttccataacttagctattgtgaatagctagtgctgcaataaacatgggtgtgcaggtgcctctggagtaacctgtgtcgcattcctttgggtatatccccaggaatgagattgctggatcatatggcagatctgtttagatttttaagaagcctccaaacagCATAATGTTTTTGAAGCATGTAATCATTGGGGAATGAATAAATCAAGATGATTAATATGCACTGAAAATGGAGAGTGGGATGATGGTTACCACAGACTGAGTGGTTGTGTGCAGGGTTGGGAGAGGTGATGATATAGAGAAATATTGGTCAAAGGGTGCAAAATTTCAGTCacatgagccaggcactgtggctcatacctgtaatctcagcacaggtgagatgaaaggaagagaatcagaagttcaagggtagcctggattacatagcaaTTTCCAGGCAAGCCTGAGCTTCATAGTCAGACCTCGtatcaaaaaaaaagttgtacaatctatgataataaaataaaatgaaactctgAGACACAAAATCACTAAGATAGGAGGAGTAAGTATAAGAGAGCTATTGTACAACACAGTGACTATAGTTGATGATACATTGTATTATTGAAAAATGCCAAGAGAGCGGATCTAAGTCATTCTCACCCTAAAAACGATAATTATGTGAGCCTAGATTTCATGATATGTCCTTGACCTCCATTAGGTAATGAAGTAGTTCTTACATTCATGTGAAGCATGGCTGTTTGGGTTGGAAATCAAtatcaatgttttcttttaataactgTACTGCAATCGATCCCTAGCCtgagaattctttctttttcacttcccATCGACATATTTGTGGCACTCAAGTATAGGTATTGTTATGGATATAGACACAGGTATAGGTACAGGTATGAGTATAGGTATAGGTTTAAGCACAGGTGTGATTGTGGGTCCTGCTGTGGGTATGAACATGAGAATGGGAAGATATAGGTGCAGATAGAGAAACAGATATACATATAGACATGGGCAGACATGAGATTTTTGTCTACTTTAATCAGGAAATttgttctttggggtttttttgttattgttgtaagtaaggaatttgaattcagggcctacaccttgagctactctaccagtcctttttttgtgaagggttttttcaagatagggtctctccaactgtttgcctgcgctggcttcaaaccatgatcctcctgatctctgcctccatagtCGCTAAGATTACATTCCTGAGCCACAGGAAATTAGTTCTTTGTACCCAGTGCATCATGCTTCTGGATaccttcagtttttacttccttgaAAATTTATTGGAAAACATCTAGTTTtcacaatgtttttcttttacagtcaattttgttttatttttgcagaatTTTAGGTATAGTTAATTTTAGGTAAAtataattctttctctttcttcagctATTCAAAGACATCCACCTCACTGTAGTGACTGCTAATGCTGCCTTATAGCAATAGCTCCCTTCCTTTGGAAGTCTCAGAATTTATCCTGAATTGCTTTGTCACATCTCCTATCTGGCAGTTCTGGCTGTCCCTGCCACTCAGTCTCCTCTTCGTCCTGGCCATGGGAGCCAACACCATCTTTCTCATCACCATCCAGCTGGAATCCTCTCTGCATGAGCCCATGTACTACCTGCTCAGCCTGCTCTCCCTGCTGGATGTCGTGCTCTGCCTCACTGTCATTCCCAAGGTGCTGGCCATCTTCTGGTTTGACCTCAGGCCCATCACCTTCTCTGTCTGCTTCCAGATGTTCATCATGAACATATTTCTCCCTATGGAGTCCTGCACCTTCCTGgtcatggcctatgaccgctatgtggccatctgcaggCCTCTGCATTATGCTTCCATAATTACTGAACAATTTGTAGTGAAGTCTGTTGTCTTTATCTTGATCCGGAATATGTTTCTCAGTTCACCCATCCCCATCCTCTCTGCCCAGCTCCACTTCTGTGGACAAAATATAATTGAGAACTATGTCTGTGCCAACCTCTCTGTGTCCAAGCTCTCCTGTGATAGTGTTGACCTTAACAGAATCTTCCAGCTGACTATGGCCTGGACTCTTCTGGGCTCTGACCTCATCCTCATCTTCCTCTCCTATACTTTCATCCTCAGAGCAGTTCTTAGACTAAAGGCAAAAGAAGCAGTTGTCAAAGCTCTAAGCACCTGTGGTTCTCACTTTATCCTTATCCTCTTCTTTAGCACCATCCTGCTGGTTCTTGTCTTTACTCATGTGGCCAAGAACAAAGTTTCCCCTGATATCCCTATCTTGCTTAATGTCCTGCATCATGTCATTCCTGCAGCTCTGAACCCCATTGTCTATGGAGTACGAACCCAGGAGATTAAACAAGGGATTCTGAAATTACTGAAAACGTGTGGGTAACATCCAAAAGTAATTGTGttcttgctttgcttttctgGATGAAGAATTcccaaaatattagaaattaatcCTAATATCCTTTCTGAACATAACTGATCATGTGAACTATATGCCTTCCTTCTAATCCAAAGACACCACTCATTCCATTCCATGCATTTCTAGAAGAGAATAAGGAAATCTATATATCATCTCCCACCACACTACCCAGATAAGGGGCTATGAATCTTTGATAAGTCAAACATCAAGACCTAATTATTTGCTCCTGATTGAATTCCAAGTGGAGCCTGTGGAGATGGAAAAATGAATACTCCAAGAAGTATGGGTGATGGTGACAATTCACAGCTTTAGAACAATAAAGGTaacattaaaataacttttaaacacATAGACCAGTGGAATACAATACAGGAAACAGACATAAACTCACATAGCTAACAGCCATCTGACTCTCAACAAGGGTGCTGAAAATAAGCATTGGCAAAAAGTTTCTTCAAGTAGCGCTGGAAATACTGAATATCAATAcatggaagactgaaactagatccttatctctcATGCTATACAATAATCAACATTAAATGGATTGAAGACCTTAGTGTTAAAACCTCAGATTATGAAACTTTTATAGAAATACACTTTAAGACATAGGCATAGGCAGTAACTTTCTGAAGAGGACTCCAATATCTTAGGAAATCATAGTGAGAATTGACAAAGGAGGATTgtatcaaattttttaaaattctgcacatcaaaggaaacaactacagaatgaagagacaacttaCATAACAAAAAAAGGTCTTTTCCAGCTATGTATCTGCCAAgatattaatatccagaatacataaagaactcaaatacttaaacactgaaataataaataatccaatcaataaataggcaaatgaattgaacagtcagctcttaaaagaagtacaaatagccaacatacttacttagccataaagaaatgtaaatcaaaataattttgacattccatctcaccccagtaagAATGGTTATCATCTAGTAAACCAACAAAAGCAAATGCTGGCAATGatgtaaggaaaaaggaacccctaAACATCTGGTAAGAATGTACATTACCGCAGCCAGTATGGAATTCAGTATGTAAGTTCCTAAAAACACTAACAATAGAACTACCATCTGATCCTGCTATATCTCTACTGTGTTTacactcaaaggaatgtaagtcaatatacaatagagatacctacaCACTTGAGTTTACTACAGCACTACCTCAGAATAACCAAGATACAGAATCAGGCTAGTTGCCCACCAACAGATgagcagataaagaaaatgtggtatataaacacaatgaagttttactcaacTATAAAGAATTgttatgtcattttcagaaaaatgagtAACACTGGAGATCATTAAGTTAAAGTATGCTAAGCTAAAAAAGCCACCTTGGTCTACATAAGGAGAACCTGCATTAATaagcaaacaataacaaaaaatacagaaaagctaTAACTAAAACGTGAACCATCATGGAGCAGAGTAGACaatataaaatttctttgtttatttatggaACACCAAATATAATTCTTTGTGGCTTCTCTAACCCAGTTAGTATGTGTACTAGAGTTCTAATTTTTAAGTTCAAAACATTGAGGTAACCTTGCCTCTCTCATAACTAATACCTGAACTATCAACAAATCCTGTAAGTTTCAGAATCCCATTATTTTTCACAATTAGTAATATACAAACCCAAGTCACCTCATCTCTATTCTAGATTATTGTAATCACCTCTTGAAGATAGGGTGATTGTCTCCTTTCTTCTGTTCCTGTTTTCCTATAGTTTATCCCAAACACAGAAGCCAAAGTGACCACTTTAAAATAGGTAGAGCCAGTTTTACCACTGCTATACACAAAAGCTCTGTAGAGCTTCACAACTTattcagaataaataaataaaataaatttaccaGGTCATACACAATCTGACCCTCATCTGCCTATCCAACCTCTTCCTTTACTCAATTTTATCTAAACATCTCCTTAGCAATTTGACAAAAACACCAACCACATCCTTTTTTCTAaggctttttgtttatttcctctgCCCACATATTTCTCTCTTTCAGATTCATTGGTTCTCTTTAACCATAATATTTAACACAGTATCTAACAATATTTACCCCAAACACAATTTACTAGgggcttcctgttctctgatctaCATAGCATTTATTAAAGTCTAATGACCATAAATTTCACTTATTCATTACTTTAGTTATACAACTTTCACAAAACATAAGCATCATAAGAGCAGAAATTCTTAACATTCACTGCTATACCTCCAACACCTAGAACAGACCTTGACATTTGGT is a window encoding:
- the LOC109679294 gene encoding olfactory receptor 56A3-like, producing the protein MLPYSNSSLPLEVSEFILNCFVTSPIWQFWLSLPLSLLFVLAMGANTIFLITIQLESSLHEPMYYLLSLLSLLDVVLCLTVIPKVLAIFWFDLRPITFSVCFQMFIMNIFLPMESCTFLVMAYDRYVAICRPLHYASIITEQFVVKSVVFILIRNMFLSSPIPILSAQLHFCGQNIIENYVCANLSVSKLSCDSVDLNRIFQLTMAWTLLGSDLILIFLSYTFILRAVLRLKAKEAVVKALSTCGSHFILILFFSTILLVLVFTHVAKNKVSPDIPILLNVLHHVIPAALNPIVYGVRTQEIKQGILKLLKTCG